Proteins co-encoded in one Pseudomonas fluorescens genomic window:
- a CDS encoding LysR family transcriptional regulator → MNWDDARVFLAVCRESTLRGAARVLGVDQATVGRRITALEKSLAATLFLRTSEGYALTAVGEAALKSVEKMEHSALELERRIQGLDDRLTGSVRVSTTDSLAIDFLIPAIAQLHEQHPDVRVQLDASTQILSLAKREADIAVRNTRPDNPDLIARRIARWPVGLFASQAYVDSHGVPSPGSAFEGHDLVVYQPYLQGNKDLTLVSEPVTRGRIVAGLSSSLLVRRSIAAGLGVGEIPLYMGERDGLVRLWPERTRPLPYEVWLVTHADLRHSARVRAVIEHIVEAFVPENE, encoded by the coding sequence ATGAACTGGGATGATGCACGGGTGTTTCTTGCGGTCTGCCGCGAGTCGACATTGCGCGGTGCCGCCCGTGTACTGGGCGTGGATCAGGCAACGGTCGGGCGCCGCATCACGGCACTGGAAAAGTCGCTGGCCGCGACCTTGTTCCTGCGCACCTCCGAGGGCTATGCGCTGACGGCAGTCGGTGAAGCGGCGCTCAAATCCGTGGAAAAAATGGAGCATTCGGCACTGGAGCTGGAACGGCGTATCCAGGGCCTGGACGATCGTCTGACCGGCAGCGTGCGGGTCAGCACCACCGATTCGCTGGCCATCGATTTCCTGATCCCGGCCATCGCGCAGTTGCACGAACAGCATCCGGACGTGCGCGTGCAACTGGACGCCTCTACGCAGATCCTCAGCCTGGCCAAACGTGAAGCGGACATCGCCGTGCGCAATACCCGTCCGGACAACCCGGACCTGATCGCCCGGCGCATCGCGCGTTGGCCGGTGGGTTTGTTCGCCTCGCAGGCCTATGTCGACAGCCATGGCGTGCCGTCGCCGGGCAGTGCGTTCGAGGGCCATGACCTGGTGGTGTACCAGCCGTATCTGCAGGGCAACAAGGATCTGACCCTCGTGTCGGAGCCTGTGACTCGCGGGCGGATCGTCGCCGGTCTGAGCTCCAGCCTATTGGTCCGACGCTCGATTGCCGCCGGGTTGGGGGTAGGAGAAATCCCGCTCTACATGGGCGAGCGTGATGGTTTGGTCAGGCTGTGGCCGGAGCGCACGCGTCCGTTGCCTTATGAGGTGTGGCTGGTGACCCATGCGGATTTACGCCACAGCGCGCGGGTCAGGGCGGTGATCGAGCACATTGTCGAAGCGTTTGTGCCGGAAAACGAGTAG
- a CDS encoding NAD(P)H-quinone oxidoreductase translates to MTLPTDMTRMEITEPGGPEVLQSRRVPLPVAAEGEVLIRVHAAGVNRPDALQRAGKYPMRPGMNPIPGLEVAGEVVAVGNGVSTFAVGDRVCALTNGGGYAEYCAVPAGQVLPIPDGLDWIQAAAIPETFFTVWANLFGLGGASRGQRALIHGGTSGIGTTALMLCREFGIEAFATAGSADKCTAIRNLGGEAINYREQDFATVIAEQTAGQGVNVILDIMGGSYLNGNISALGMDGRLVMIGFLGGARANDIDLLAILGKRAVVTGSLLRARTSAEKAAIADQLREHVWPVLAAGRCLPIIDKVYPLADAAKAHAHMEAGDHIGKIVLKID, encoded by the coding sequence ATGACGTTGCCCACTGATATGACCCGAATGGAAATCACCGAACCGGGCGGGCCCGAGGTTCTGCAATCCCGACGCGTCCCGCTGCCGGTCGCCGCAGAAGGCGAAGTACTGATCCGCGTGCACGCCGCCGGCGTCAATCGCCCGGACGCCCTGCAACGCGCCGGCAAGTACCCGATGAGGCCTGGCATGAACCCGATCCCGGGCCTTGAAGTGGCGGGTGAAGTCGTGGCGGTCGGCAATGGCGTCAGCACATTCGCGGTGGGTGACCGCGTGTGCGCGCTGACCAATGGCGGCGGTTACGCCGAATATTGCGCGGTTCCGGCGGGCCAGGTCTTGCCAATCCCCGATGGGCTGGACTGGATCCAGGCAGCGGCCATTCCGGAAACCTTTTTCACCGTGTGGGCCAACCTGTTCGGTCTCGGCGGCGCCAGCCGTGGCCAGCGCGCCTTGATCCACGGCGGCACCAGCGGCATCGGCACCACCGCGTTGATGCTGTGCCGCGAGTTTGGCATCGAAGCCTTCGCCACCGCCGGCAGCGCCGACAAATGCACAGCGATCCGCAATCTGGGCGGTGAAGCGATCAACTACCGGGAACAGGATTTCGCGACTGTCATCGCCGAGCAAACTGCCGGCCAGGGCGTCAATGTGATCCTCGACATCATGGGCGGCTCGTACCTCAACGGGAACATCAGCGCCTTGGGGATGGATGGGCGGTTGGTAATGATCGGCTTCCTCGGCGGCGCGCGGGCCAACGACATCGATCTGCTGGCCATCCTCGGCAAGCGTGCGGTGGTCACCGGTTCGCTCCTGCGCGCCCGTACCTCGGCGGAAAAAGCCGCCATCGCAGATCAATTGCGCGAACACGTCTGGCCGGTGCTGGCCGCCGGACGCTGCCTGCCGATCATCGACAAGGTTTACCCGCTCGCCGACGCAGCCAAGGCCCATGCGCACATGGAAGCGGGCGATCACATCGGCAAGATCGTGCTGAAGATCGACTGA
- a CDS encoding ABC transporter permease, with product MNAILENKPATAPVKSRRRFPTELSIFLVLIGIGLVFELFGWIVRDQSFLMNSQRLVLMILQVSIIGLLAIGVTQVIITTGIDLSSGSVLALSAMIAASLAQTSDFARAVFPSLTDLPVWIPVIAGLGVGLLAGAINGSIIAITGIPPFIATLGMMVSARGLARYYTEGQPVSMLSDSYTAIGHGAMPVIIFLVVAVIFHIALRYTKYGKYTYAIGGNMQAARTSGINVKRHLVIVYSIAGLLAGLAGVVASARAATGQAGMGMSYELDAIAAAVIGGTSLAGGVGRITGTVIGALILGVMASGFTFVGVDAYIQDIIKGLIIVVAVVIDQYRNKRKLKR from the coding sequence ATGAACGCGATACTGGAAAACAAACCGGCCACGGCACCGGTCAAGAGTCGCCGGCGCTTTCCGACGGAGCTGAGCATTTTCCTGGTGCTGATCGGCATTGGCCTGGTGTTCGAACTGTTCGGCTGGATCGTGCGCGACCAGAGCTTTCTGATGAACTCCCAGCGGCTGGTGTTGATGATCCTGCAAGTGTCGATCATCGGCCTGCTGGCGATTGGCGTGACCCAGGTGATCATCACCACCGGTATCGACCTGTCGTCGGGTTCGGTACTCGCCTTGTCGGCGATGATCGCGGCCAGTCTGGCGCAGACTTCGGATTTCGCTCGGGCAGTGTTTCCGTCACTGACCGATTTGCCGGTCTGGATTCCCGTGATTGCCGGGCTTGGTGTCGGGTTGCTGGCGGGGGCGATCAACGGCAGCATCATCGCCATCACCGGGATTCCACCGTTCATTGCCACACTGGGGATGATGGTTTCAGCCCGTGGTCTGGCGCGTTATTACACCGAAGGCCAGCCGGTGAGCATGCTCTCGGATTCCTACACGGCCATTGGCCACGGGGCGATGCCGGTGATCATTTTTCTGGTGGTGGCGGTGATCTTCCACATCGCGCTGCGCTACACCAAATACGGCAAATACACCTACGCCATCGGCGGCAACATGCAGGCGGCGCGCACCTCCGGTATCAACGTCAAACGCCATCTGGTCATCGTCTACAGCATCGCCGGGTTGCTGGCGGGGCTGGCAGGCGTGGTGGCTTCGGCCCGCGCCGCTACCGGTCAGGCCGGGATGGGCATGTCTTATGAGCTGGATGCGATTGCCGCCGCAGTCATCGGTGGTACCAGTCTGGCGGGTGGGGTGGGGCGCATCACTGGCACGGTGATTGGCGCTCTGATTCTAGGGGTGATGGCCAGCGGTTTTACGTTTGTCGGGGTCGATGCCTACATTCAGGACATCATCAAGGGGCTGATCATCGTGGTTGCCGTGGTGATCGACCAATACCGCAACAAGCGCAAGCTCAAACGCTGA
- a CDS encoding pirin family protein has translation MLTLRKASDRGLANHGWLKSFHTFSFASYRNPREQGFSDLLVINDDRVAAGKGFGQHPHRDMEIFSYVLEGALEHKDTLGTGSVIRPGDVQLMSAGSGVAHSEFNHSATKPVHFLQIWIVPDVSGAKPRYQQEHFNEQKKRGRLQLIISPEGSHGSLKVRQDARVYAGLFDGEESATLKLPANRYAYVHVARGSVELNGVQLKEGDGVRVREEQALTLSNGQDAEVLVFDLRPQELPEMP, from the coding sequence ATGCTGACCCTTCGCAAAGCTTCCGACCGTGGTCTGGCCAATCATGGCTGGTTGAAGTCATTCCACACCTTTTCCTTCGCCAGTTATCGCAACCCGCGTGAACAGGGTTTCTCCGACCTGCTGGTGATCAACGATGACCGCGTCGCCGCCGGCAAAGGCTTCGGCCAGCACCCGCACCGCGACATGGAGATTTTCTCCTACGTGCTCGAAGGCGCCCTGGAACACAAGGATACTCTCGGCACCGGTTCGGTGATCCGCCCCGGCGACGTGCAACTGATGAGTGCCGGCAGTGGCGTGGCCCACAGTGAGTTCAACCACTCGGCGACCAAGCCTGTGCACTTCCTGCAGATCTGGATCGTGCCGGACGTCAGCGGCGCCAAACCGCGCTACCAGCAAGAGCACTTCAACGAACAGAAAAAACGCGGTCGCCTGCAACTGATCATCTCGCCCGAAGGCAGTCACGGCTCGCTGAAAGTGCGCCAGGATGCACGAGTGTATGCCGGGCTGTTCGATGGCGAGGAAAGTGCCACCCTCAAGCTGCCTGCCAACCGTTACGCCTATGTCCACGTTGCTCGCGGCAGCGTTGAACTGAACGGCGTGCAGTTGAAGGAAGGCGATGGCGTACGGGTTCGTGAAGAACAGGCACTGACCCTGAGCAATGGCCAGGATGCCGAAGTGCTGGTGTTTGACCTGCGGCCTCAGGAGTTGCCTGAAATGCCATGA
- a CDS encoding ATP-binding protein, with the protein MNSLYELSSASVLRFGPYAFHLRQRLILEGDRQLRMGGRALDILQVLVERAGQVVGKEQLIALVWPTSVVEEINLRVHIAALRRALGDGENGQRYIINVPQRGYSFVAPVQSDAVAQVVFESLQVPQHNLPARLMPVTGRDSLVGSLVRQLPLSRLMTVTGAAGVGKSTVALRAAELLLQHFRDGVWQVDLSLIDEDTPLLDHLLQTLDIDFPTLAGRHALLVLDNCEHLLEACRSLLETLLDAAPRLSILATSREPLRLGLEVLQPLPPLTLPKASALNSVDEVMGYSAVQLFVSRARARQHGFCLREQDLETVRDICRRLDGLPLAIELAAAQIDALALVGLQSQLDHGLQVLSHGRRTAVPRHQSMKAALDWSYQRLSEQEQRVLQRLSVFRMAFTLDAAIGVISCAQLPPSTLVAVVEQLAAMSLLTMDRSSGTLRYRMLNTTRRYAREQLEQGGELNEVERRHARYLCRTRLSSSGRLTAQFVEQ; encoded by the coding sequence ATGAACAGTCTTTACGAATTGAGCTCGGCGTCGGTCCTGCGTTTCGGCCCGTACGCATTCCATTTGCGGCAACGGTTGATCCTCGAGGGGGATCGGCAACTGCGCATGGGCGGTCGTGCGCTGGACATTCTGCAAGTGCTGGTCGAGCGTGCCGGTCAGGTGGTCGGCAAGGAGCAGTTGATCGCGCTGGTGTGGCCGACGTCGGTGGTCGAGGAAATCAATCTGCGGGTGCACATCGCGGCGTTGCGTCGGGCGCTTGGCGACGGCGAGAACGGTCAGCGCTATATCATCAATGTGCCACAACGCGGGTACAGCTTCGTCGCGCCGGTACAGAGCGACGCTGTTGCGCAAGTGGTGTTCGAAAGTCTGCAAGTGCCGCAGCACAATCTGCCTGCACGGTTGATGCCGGTCACAGGTCGCGATTCGCTGGTCGGCAGTCTGGTTCGGCAACTGCCCTTGTCCCGGCTCATGACAGTGACGGGAGCTGCCGGCGTCGGCAAAAGCACGGTAGCACTGCGTGCAGCGGAGCTGCTGCTGCAACATTTTCGTGACGGCGTGTGGCAGGTCGATCTGTCGCTGATCGACGAAGACACCCCGCTCCTCGATCACCTGCTGCAAACCCTCGACATCGATTTCCCCACACTGGCGGGGCGCCACGCGTTGCTGGTGCTGGACAATTGCGAACACCTGCTTGAAGCCTGCCGCAGCCTGCTGGAAACACTGCTCGACGCAGCGCCCCGTCTGTCGATCCTTGCCACCAGCCGCGAACCGTTGCGTCTCGGTCTGGAAGTTCTGCAGCCACTGCCGCCCCTGACCCTTCCCAAAGCCTCGGCGCTCAACAGTGTCGATGAAGTCATGGGCTATTCGGCGGTGCAACTGTTTGTCAGTCGGGCCCGTGCGCGTCAGCACGGCTTCTGTCTGCGTGAGCAGGATCTGGAAACGGTGCGCGATATCTGTCGGCGACTCGATGGTCTGCCCCTGGCGATCGAACTGGCAGCAGCGCAGATCGATGCGCTGGCGTTGGTCGGGTTGCAGTCTCAACTGGACCACGGTCTGCAGGTCTTGAGTCACGGTCGGCGGACGGCCGTGCCACGCCACCAGTCGATGAAGGCCGCACTGGACTGGAGTTATCAGCGCTTGAGCGAACAGGAACAGCGCGTGCTGCAACGGTTGTCGGTGTTCAGGATGGCGTTCACTCTGGATGCCGCAATCGGTGTGATCAGTTGCGCGCAATTGCCACCCTCGACACTGGTGGCAGTCGTTGAGCAATTGGCGGCCATGTCGTTACTGACGATGGATCGATCCAGTGGGACATTGCGCTATCGAATGCTCAACACCACGCGTCGCTATGCCCGCGAACAGCTGGAGCAGGGCGGCGAGCTGAATGAAGTCGAGCGTCGGCATGCGCGTTATCTGTGCCGCACGCGCCTGAGCTCAAGCGGCCGACTGACCGCGCAGTTCGTCGAGCAGTAA
- a CDS encoding VOC family protein produces the protein MKINPYLIFNGDCRAAFTFYEQCLQGKLEAMMTFGETPAAEHVPKEHHNLIIHTCLKVGDQMLMASDTTPDRPTPGMSGCSISLNVDSIAEAERVFNALARDGRVDMPLESTFWAARFGMLVDRFGVSWMVNCESDK, from the coding sequence ATGAAAATCAACCCGTACCTGATCTTCAACGGCGACTGCCGCGCAGCCTTCACGTTTTACGAGCAATGCCTGCAAGGCAAGCTCGAAGCGATGATGACCTTCGGCGAAACCCCAGCCGCCGAACATGTCCCCAAAGAGCACCACAACCTGATCATCCACACCTGCCTGAAAGTCGGCGATCAGATGCTCATGGCTTCGGACACCACACCCGACCGCCCGACCCCAGGCATGAGCGGCTGCTCGATCTCCCTGAATGTCGACAGCATCGCCGAGGCCGAACGGGTGTTTAACGCCCTGGCCAGGGACGGTCGTGTCGACATGCCGCTGGAATCCACCTTCTGGGCCGCACGCTTCGGCATGCTGGTGGATCGTTTTGGCGTGTCATGGATGGTCAATTGCGAAAGCGACAAATAG
- a CDS encoding alpha/beta hydrolase gives MFLAFMTRLRRRRLAFACMAALIIGVPASCAVLEHTERKLLFRIEPGTAGWYHGLPGSVQELDLQPKSFKAGQNIHAWWWPAERADAPAILYLHGVRWNLTGQLFRIEQLRAAGYSVLAIDYRGFGQSHGDLPSESTVYEDARVAWERFQLLQPDPNKRLIYGHSLGGAVAIDLAAELGRDAARNHTPLPVRGLVIESTFTSLADVAAAVANTSLPVRWLLSQKFDSIDKIAEIHMPLLVVHGLADAFVPSRFSEQLFAAARQPKRLLLVPGATHNNSMALGGQNYRKAIDALMQTRPAARVAGATVQKNPRDS, from the coding sequence ATGTTCCTTGCCTTCATGACCCGACTTCGACGCCGCCGTCTGGCGTTCGCCTGCATGGCCGCCCTGATCATCGGCGTGCCGGCGAGTTGTGCCGTGCTGGAACACACCGAACGCAAGCTGCTGTTTCGCATCGAGCCGGGCACGGCCGGCTGGTATCACGGATTGCCCGGCAGCGTGCAGGAACTCGACCTGCAACCGAAAAGCTTCAAGGCCGGGCAGAACATTCACGCCTGGTGGTGGCCGGCAGAGCGCGCCGATGCTCCGGCCATCCTTTATCTGCATGGCGTGCGCTGGAACCTCACCGGGCAACTGTTCCGTATCGAGCAACTGCGTGCGGCAGGTTATTCGGTGCTGGCCATCGACTATCGCGGCTTCGGCCAGAGCCATGGCGACCTGCCGTCGGAGAGCACGGTGTACGAGGATGCGCGGGTGGCCTGGGAACGCTTCCAGCTGTTGCAGCCCGACCCGAACAAACGCCTGATTTACGGACATTCGCTGGGAGGTGCGGTCGCCATCGACCTGGCTGCCGAACTCGGCCGCGATGCTGCCAGAAATCACACCCCTCTGCCGGTGCGCGGACTGGTCATCGAATCCACGTTCACCTCATTGGCGGATGTGGCGGCTGCGGTGGCCAACACCTCTCTTCCCGTGCGCTGGCTGTTGTCGCAGAAGTTCGACTCCATCGACAAGATCGCCGAGATCCACATGCCGCTGCTGGTGGTGCACGGTCTGGCCGACGCATTCGTGCCGTCGCGCTTCAGCGAGCAACTGTTCGCCGCCGCCCGGCAACCGAAACGCCTGCTGCTGGTGCCCGGCGCAACGCACAACAACAGCATGGCGCTAGGCGGACAGAACTATCGCAAGGCGATCGATGCGCTGATGCAAACCCGACCTGCCGCCCGGGTGGCGGGCGCTACGGTGCAGAAAAACCCGCGAGACTCCTGA
- a CDS encoding GlxA family transcriptional regulator gives MKTVAMVLFPEFLLLDMAGPLEVFSVANRYLKPDDHYQLTLLGTERGPLRASNGVRVHTDGHIDEAGDRYDLLLVPGGPGAYNKKCPPLLDWLKGAVSRAGRYGSICTGAFVLGYAGLLDGYRVTTHWNYTERLIKGFPKADVATDQIFVEDRNLITSGGVTAGIDLALAVVARDHGKKLAQDVAKVLLVVMKRQGGQAQFSPLMAAVAPQETPVTRVQNYVLEHLEETFTVERMAGVANMSARHFARLFAREVNMTPMEFLQSARIDCARNLLETSDLPLKTVAYKSGFGSVRHMRFLFGEKLGLTPAQYREQFS, from the coding sequence ATGAAAACCGTGGCAATGGTGTTGTTTCCCGAGTTTCTACTGCTCGATATGGCCGGGCCGCTGGAAGTGTTCTCGGTTGCCAACCGATACCTTAAGCCGGACGACCATTATCAACTGACGCTTCTGGGGACTGAACGCGGGCCGCTGCGTGCCTCCAATGGTGTGCGGGTGCATACCGACGGGCATATCGACGAAGCCGGCGATCGCTATGACTTGCTGTTGGTGCCAGGCGGACCCGGTGCCTACAACAAAAAATGTCCGCCGCTGCTGGACTGGCTCAAAGGTGCGGTCAGTCGTGCCGGGCGCTACGGTTCGATTTGCACGGGTGCCTTCGTGCTTGGCTACGCCGGGCTGCTGGATGGGTATCGCGTGACCACCCACTGGAACTACACCGAGCGCTTGATCAAGGGCTTTCCCAAGGCAGATGTCGCGACCGACCAGATCTTTGTCGAAGACCGCAACCTGATCACCTCGGGGGGCGTGACAGCCGGAATCGATCTGGCACTGGCGGTGGTGGCCCGCGATCACGGCAAAAAACTCGCTCAGGATGTGGCCAAAGTGCTGCTGGTGGTGATGAAGCGCCAGGGCGGACAGGCGCAATTCAGTCCGCTGATGGCAGCGGTTGCGCCACAGGAAACCCCCGTCACCCGTGTACAGAACTACGTTCTGGAGCATCTTGAGGAAACCTTCACCGTTGAGCGCATGGCCGGTGTGGCGAACATGAGTGCACGCCATTTCGCCCGCCTGTTTGCACGCGAAGTCAACATGACGCCCATGGAGTTCCTGCAAAGTGCACGCATCGACTGCGCGCGCAATCTGCTGGAGACCAGCGATCTGCCGCTGAAGACAGTGGCCTACAAAAGCGGTTTCGGCAGCGTGCGGCACATGCGTTTTCTGTTCGGCGAAAAGCTCGGATTGACCCCGGCTCAATATCGCGAGCAGTTCAGCTAG
- a CDS encoding YbfB/YjiJ family MFS transporter, translated as MPTSIASPERPDARVWLAIFAGLCASLVSIGLARFAYTPLIPSLIQAQWFSAHDVVYLGAANLVGYLIGALLGRPLARRLTQRNALRLMMLAVTVAFFACAYPVSVSWYFGWRLLSGIAGGAIMVLVAATVLPHVPAERKGLASGAIFLGIGLGIAGSGTIVPLLLSLGLQATWLGLGVLSLALTALSWFGWPSEQPHATTATAQVDPLEPTPPAVYLLFAQYAFMAAGLVPAMVFLVDYVARGLGAGSHVGALMWVMYGLGAIVGPVSYGFLADHLGARTGIRLVLVVQAITLGLLAISHSFLALALLAVVLGSFPPGIVPLALARVHELVPDHHRQQVAWSRATVSFATFQALAGFAYSALFNATGGQHVLLFVIAGGAIVIALILEHALKLLPSSVEQRCCAE; from the coding sequence ATGCCCACTTCAATTGCTTCGCCCGAGCGTCCGGACGCGAGAGTCTGGCTGGCGATTTTCGCCGGACTCTGCGCCAGCCTGGTCAGCATCGGCCTGGCGCGTTTCGCCTACACGCCGCTGATCCCCTCGCTGATTCAGGCGCAGTGGTTTTCCGCCCATGATGTGGTCTATCTCGGCGCGGCCAACCTGGTCGGTTACCTGATCGGCGCCCTCCTCGGCCGCCCGCTGGCACGCCGGCTCACTCAGAGAAACGCTCTGCGCCTGATGATGCTGGCGGTGACCGTGGCGTTTTTCGCCTGTGCGTACCCGGTGTCGGTGAGCTGGTATTTCGGCTGGCGCCTGCTGTCGGGAATCGCGGGTGGCGCGATCATGGTGCTGGTGGCTGCGACTGTATTGCCCCATGTACCGGCCGAGCGCAAAGGCCTGGCCAGCGGGGCGATTTTCCTCGGCATCGGTCTGGGCATCGCCGGCTCGGGCACGATCGTTCCGCTGCTGTTGAGCCTGGGCTTGCAAGCAACATGGCTGGGATTGGGCGTGCTGTCGCTGGCACTGACGGCTTTGAGCTGGTTCGGCTGGCCCTCGGAGCAGCCCCATGCAACAACCGCAACGGCTCAGGTGGATCCGCTCGAGCCGACACCGCCTGCGGTTTATCTGCTGTTTGCCCAGTACGCGTTCATGGCCGCCGGGCTGGTGCCGGCCATGGTCTTTCTGGTGGATTATGTCGCCCGGGGTCTGGGCGCCGGGTCGCATGTCGGCGCGCTGATGTGGGTCATGTACGGTCTGGGCGCCATCGTCGGCCCGGTGAGTTACGGCTTCCTCGCCGATCATCTCGGCGCGCGAACCGGCATTCGTCTGGTGCTGGTGGTGCAGGCGATCACCCTTGGCTTGCTGGCCATTTCGCATTCGTTCCTGGCGTTGGCACTGCTGGCGGTGGTCCTCGGTTCATTCCCGCCGGGCATTGTGCCGCTGGCATTGGCCCGAGTGCATGAGCTGGTACCGGATCACCATCGCCAGCAGGTGGCGTGGAGCCGGGCCACGGTGTCGTTCGCCACGTTTCAGGCGCTGGCGGGCTTCGCCTATTCGGCGCTGTTCAACGCCACGGGCGGACAACATGTGCTGCTCTTCGTGATTGCCGGCGGTGCCATCGTGATCGCGCTGATACTTGAGCACGCCCTGAAACTGCTGCCCTCCTCCGTCGAGCAACGCTGCTGCGCCGAATGA